The following are encoded together in the Pedobacter sp. D749 genome:
- a CDS encoding acetyl-CoA carboxylase carboxyltransferase subunit alpha, with protein MQQIKTSFDFEKPIADLVQQIEKVKQVAEKTKVDMSATLDELDGKLDETTNNLYKNLTGWNKVQMSRHPDRPQTLDYINMICDDFIEMHGDRTVKDDKAIIGGFASINGQTVMVIGHQKGKNTKERQFRNFGMANPEGYRKALRLMRLAEKFNKPVVSFIDTMGAYPGLEAEERGQGEAIARNLLEMSILRVPIICVVVGEGASGGALGIGIGDKVYMLEHTWYSVISPESCSSILWRSWDFKEKAAECLKLTSDDMFGNKLIDGIIPEPLGGAHQDPELMGKTLKDYLIKDLAALGKLKTDKLIEQRIDKFCAMGVVNE; from the coding sequence ATGCAGCAAATAAAAACATCATTCGATTTTGAAAAACCTATTGCCGATTTAGTTCAGCAGATAGAAAAGGTTAAGCAAGTTGCCGAAAAAACTAAGGTAGATATGTCTGCCACTTTAGACGAGCTTGATGGTAAATTAGATGAAACTACCAATAACTTATATAAAAATTTAACCGGTTGGAATAAGGTTCAGATGAGCCGTCACCCAGATCGTCCACAAACTCTTGATTACATTAACATGATCTGCGATGATTTTATCGAGATGCATGGTGACAGAACGGTTAAGGATGACAAGGCGATTATCGGTGGTTTTGCTTCCATCAATGGTCAAACGGTAATGGTTATTGGTCACCAAAAGGGTAAAAACACCAAAGAGCGTCAGTTCCGCAATTTTGGTATGGCCAACCCCGAAGGTTACCGTAAAGCTTTACGTTTAATGCGCTTGGCTGAAAAGTTTAATAAACCGGTTGTCTCATTTATCGATACAATGGGTGCTTATCCTGGTTTAGAGGCAGAAGAGCGTGGACAAGGTGAAGCTATTGCCAGAAACTTACTGGAAATGTCTATCCTTCGCGTGCCGATTATTTGTGTTGTAGTAGGTGAAGGTGCTTCCGGAGGTGCTTTGGGCATCGGTATCGGTGATAAGGTATATATGTTAGAACACACCTGGTACTCGGTAATCTCTCCTGAATCTTGCTCATCTATTTTGTGGAGAAGCTGGGATTTTAAAGAGAAAGCTGCTGAATGTTTGAAATTGACTTCCGATGATATGTTTGGCAACAAATTAATCGATGGCATTATCCCAGAACCCCTTGGTGGCGCTCACCAGGATCCGGAGTTAATGGGTAAAACTTTAAAAGATTACCTAATTAAAGATTTAGCTGCTTTAGGTAAACTAAAAACAGATAAACTGATCGAACAACGAATTGATAAATTCTGTGCGATGGGTGTTGTAAACGAATAA
- a CDS encoding transposase, translating to MSNQYQARDPEGIYFLTFTIVDWVDIFTRSSYKEIIINSLKYCQSNKGLTLYTYCLMTNHIHLIASASGDVKLFEIIRDFKKFTNRAIIEEITSGNESRKKWLLNKFEFAGKYLTRIENYKVWQDGYHAVELISSDFTFQKLNYIHQNPIRAGIVSEAEHYIYSSASNYHGLGGLIEIELLDID from the coding sequence ATGTCAAACCAATACCAAGCAAGAGATCCGGAAGGCATTTATTTTTTAACTTTTACGATTGTGGATTGGGTAGATATATTCACCCGTTCATCGTATAAAGAAATTATTATTAATTCACTGAAATACTGCCAATCCAACAAAGGATTAACACTTTACACATATTGCCTGATGACCAATCATATACATCTCATTGCCTCTGCGAGTGGAGATGTAAAGCTTTTTGAAATTATTAGAGATTTTAAGAAGTTTACGAATAGGGCGATTATCGAAGAGATTACTTCAGGAAATGAAAGCAGGAAAAAGTGGCTGCTGAATAAATTTGAATTTGCAGGCAAATACCTGACAAGAATTGAGAATTATAAGGTTTGGCAAGACGGTTACCATGCTGTTGAATTAATCAGTTCAGATTTTACATTCCAAAAGTTAAATTACATTCATCAAAATCCAATTAGAGCTGGAATAGTATCTGAAGCTGAACATTATATTTATAGTTCAGCGTCTAATTATCACGGGCTTGGAGGACTAATAGAAATTGAATTACTAGACATTGATTAA